Genomic segment of Mycolicibacterium psychrotolerans:
GGTGAACGCACGTCGCGCGGATTCGACGCGACGCTGGCGGTGGTCGCGGGCCTGTCGGTGCTGGTGCGTCCCGAGCTCGCGCTGATCGGCGGCCTCGCGCTGGTGATGATGCTCGTCGCGGCACCCACCTGGCGCCGGCGGCTGACGCTCGTCGTCGCGGGCGGCCTCATCCCGGTGGCGTACCAGATCTTCCGGATGGGCTACTACGGCTTGCTGGTACCCGGCACCGCGCTGGCCAAGGACGCGTCGGGCGCCAAGTGGAATCAGGGGCTGGTCTATCTCGCCAACTTCAATCAGCCGTACCTGCTGTGGGCGCCCGCGGTCCTGCTGATCGGGCTCGGTCTGATGGTGCTGTTGCTGCGTGGGCGCCCGTCCTGGGGCGACCGCCGCGCCCGCAAGCAGTCCGGCCGGCTCGCACGCACAGTGCAGAGCCCGCCGGCGGCCGTGGCGTTCATCCTGATCTCGGGGCTGCTGCAGGCGGTGTACTGGATCCGGCAGGGCGGCGACTTCATGCACGGCCGGGTGTTGCTGACCCCGCTGTTCTGCCTTCTGGCGCCGGTCGCGGTGATCCCGCTGATGCTGCCGGACCGGTCCCGGATGGCGCGCGGCGCCGGTTACCTCTATGCCGGGGCCACCGCGGTGCTGTGGCTGGCCGTGGCGGGCTGGGCGCTGTGGGCGGCCAACTCGCCCGGGATGGGCGCCGACGCCACCCGCGTCACCTACACCGGCATCGTCGACGAGCGCCGGTTCTACTCTCAGGCGACGGGGCACGCGCACCCGCTGACCGCGGCCGACTACCTCGACTATCCGCGGATGCGGGCCGTGCTCACCGCGATCGAGAACACGCCTGACGGGGCGCTGCTGCTGCCGGCGGGCGACTACGACCGGTGGGACGTGATTCCGGCGCTCCCGCCGCCGCCGGACGTGCGCGCCGCCATGAAGAGGGAAGCCGGCGGGTACGTCGGCCCGCACACCGTGTTCTTCACCAACCTCGGCATGCTCGGCATGAACGTCGGGCTGGATGTGCGGGTGATCGACCAGATCGGTCTGGCCAACCCGCTGGCCGCTCACACCGCGCGGCTCACCGACGGCCGCATCGGCCACGACAAGAACCTGTTCCCGGACTGGGCGGTGGCCGAGGGGCCGTTCCTCAAGGAGCGCCCGTGGATTCCGCAGTATCTGGACGAGGAATGGATCCGGCAGGCCGAGGCCGCGCTGAAGTGCCCGGAGACCGACGAGGTGCTCGAGGCGATCCGCGCGCCGATGGGATTCCGGCGCTTCCTGTCCAATGTGGTGCACGCCGCGGAGTACACCCGCTACCGCATCGACCGGGTGCCGCTGTATGAGCTTGCGCGGTGCGGTCTTCCGGTCCCCGAGCCGGTCGATCCGCCGTACACGGGACTGCCCCCGACCGGGCCGTGAGTAATTCGAATTCGCACCGGATTTGTTCAGGATTTGTTCCCCAGGAGGGTTTTCTGCTTTCGTAACGTAGTGGACACGTCCGTCGGATAAGGCATGTGACGGGGACCGCGGGCGAGGCTCGCGGCGAGAAGAGATGACCACAAAGGTGTGGTTGACTACACGGGCACGATGCCGGGTCGGGGATCGGCGGCTCGTTGCTGCTGTACGAACAGATGGGACAGAAATAAGCATGAAGCTTGTCGGAAGGCTGCGCGCCAACGCGCGTCGGCTCACGATCGCGGCCCTGGTGGCCGCCGTGTTGCCAGCCGTGATCGGGGCCGTCGGCGGCTCCGCGACCGCGGGAGCGTTCTCCCGTCCGGGTCTGCCGGTGGAATACCTGATGGTGCCGTCGGCCGGAATGGGCCGCGACATCAAGGTGCAGTTCCAGAGCGGCGGGCCCAACGCCCCCGGTGTCTACCTGCTCGACGGCCTGCGCGCCCAGGAGGACTTCAACGGCTGGGACATCAACACCCCGGCGTTCGAGTGGTACGTCGACTCCGGCCTGGCAGTCGTCATGCCGGTCGGTGGCCAGTCCAGCTTCTACAGCGACTGGTACAAGCCGGCGTGCGGCAAGGCCGGCTGCAGCACCTACAAGTGGGAGACGTTCATCTCCCAGGAGCTGCCTGCCTACCTGGCCGCCAACAAGGGTGTGAACCCGAACCGCAACGCGGCGGTGGGCCTGTCCATGGCCGGCTCGGCCGCGATGACCATGGCGATCTACCACCCGAATCAGTTCCAGTACGCCGGTTCGCTGTCGGGATTCCTGAACCTCTCCGAGGGCTGGTGGCCGATGCTGGTCAACATCTCCATGGGTGACGCCGGCGGCTACAAGGCCGACGACATGTGGGGCAAGACCGAAGACGCCAACAGCGCCTGGAAGCGCAACGACCCGATGGTCAACATCGACAAGCTGGTCGCCAACAACACCCGCATCTGGGTGTTCTGCGGCAACGGCAAGCCCGCCGAGCTCGACGCGGGCATGACCTCGGGCAACCTGTTCAACGCGAAGTTCCTCGAGGGCTTCACGCTGCGCACCAACAAGACCTTCCAGGAGAAGTACCTGGCCGCCGGTGGCACCAACGGGGTGTTCAACTTCCCGTCCAATGGAACCCACCAGTGGAACTACTGGGGCCAGCAG
This window contains:
- the zomB gene encoding flagellar motor control protein ZomB, which produces MPQSSSADRLSRPFTEAAATRLNRWPAFPYHVWVRVSLWVSVVSVAVLFGWGAWQRRWIADDGLIVLRTVRNLLAGNGPVFNAGERVEANTSTVWSYLVTLGGFVSGSARLEYVALVLALVLSVLGVVLVMFGTARLYAPGLTGRRAVFLPAGALVYIAIPPARDFATSGLENGLVLAYLGLLWWMMVCWSQGLRRPDGERTSRGFDATLAVVAGLSVLVRPELALIGGLALVMMLVAAPTWRRRLTLVVAGGLIPVAYQIFRMGYYGLLVPGTALAKDASGAKWNQGLVYLANFNQPYLLWAPAVLLIGLGLMVLLLRGRPSWGDRRARKQSGRLARTVQSPPAAVAFILISGLLQAVYWIRQGGDFMHGRVLLTPLFCLLAPVAVIPLMLPDRSRMARGAGYLYAGATAVLWLAVAGWALWAANSPGMGADATRVTYTGIVDERRFYSQATGHAHPLTAADYLDYPRMRAVLTAIENTPDGALLLPAGDYDRWDVIPALPPPPDVRAAMKREAGGYVGPHTVFFTNLGMLGMNVGLDVRVIDQIGLANPLAAHTARLTDGRIGHDKNLFPDWAVAEGPFLKERPWIPQYLDEEWIRQAEAALKCPETDEVLEAIRAPMGFRRFLSNVVHAAEYTRYRIDRVPLYELARCGLPVPEPVDPPYTGLPPTGP
- a CDS encoding esterase family protein, giving the protein MKLVGRLRANARRLTIAALVAAVLPAVIGAVGGSATAGAFSRPGLPVEYLMVPSAGMGRDIKVQFQSGGPNAPGVYLLDGLRAQEDFNGWDINTPAFEWYVDSGLAVVMPVGGQSSFYSDWYKPACGKAGCSTYKWETFISQELPAYLAANKGVNPNRNAAVGLSMAGSAAMTMAIYHPNQFQYAGSLSGFLNLSEGWWPMLVNISMGDAGGYKADDMWGKTEDANSAWKRNDPMVNIDKLVANNTRIWVFCGNGKPAELDAGMTSGNLFNAKFLEGFTLRTNKTFQEKYLAAGGTNGVFNFPSNGTHQWNYWGQQLQQMKPDIQRALGAVPQPSAPAVPVDAAAPAQGG